TTGCCGGAGCGAACGCTGCGTTGTATTCACATTTGTATGAGCCCGAGGTAGTCACTGACAACGCGACGAAACGGCGGAGCAAAAGAACCGAGTGGGAGAGTCGCTACGTCTCGACGACTTCAGTCGGGCCGAACGCGGCTTTCGCAACCGTTGGGAGTTTCTTGTAGCCAGTCCCATTCGAGGGGACGGAATTGCCATTCGGGAGGTTGGGAACGACGGGGTCCTTGCACTCGTGTGCAGGCGAGTTGAACCGGTAATACGACCCGACTGTCAACTCTTTTCGCGTCGCGATGACCGTCATGCCAACGGGCTTCGAATTGATTCCGTTGGTCTTCACGCCATTAGACGGGTACAGGTACCGAACGAGGTAGAAGTGGTACTTTTTCAGCGCCGACTCGCTCGCGTGGCAGCTCGCAGGCAAGCAGTACTGGAACGCCGGAGCGGGACACAGGGCCTCCCACGGCGCTTTCCGCTGGAATGCAGAGAGACGGGGGCAACGAGATGTAGTTGTACTTCTTGGGCAGCGCGAACGTCGGGGGAGGACAGTAGTCGTTCATCATGACGAGCGCCGTCCCGCCCGTGGTTCCGTCGTTCTGTGCCGCCGCGTCGCCTGCGAAGGCGACACCACCGAGTGTCAGCGCACCTGCTGTAATCGCACTCTTCCGCAGTACCCCTCGCCGAGAGATACGGTCACCTACCGAGTTTGTTTTTCCTGTCATAGCGTTCTCTGGAGGGGAATATCACCACAGCCCCTCTGTCAGTATTTCAACTCATTAGATGATAATATATATTCACAATCTGTCATATTATCGCATTTTAGAGAACGTCTCAGGTCAGGAATAGTTTAGCAGAGAACATCTCGAGTCAGTACTACTCTGGGCAGACAACGCGACGTACACGAAGTCGTGCGCATCGCGTGAATTAGGTACTGACAAGCCTCACTCGACTCCCGGAAGCCACCGGCGTCTCTACCCGCGAATCAAACGACTCGCGTCGAAGCGACGCGTGGTCAGGGTCAGAACGGCCCCATGCCGCCGAGACCGCCCATACCGCCACCGCCGCCGCCCTGTTGCTGGAGTTTCTTCATCATCCGCTGCATGTCGCCGTCGCCCATGCCCTGGAACTGCTTGATGGTGCGCTCCATCATGCGGTGCTGTTCGAGGAGTTCCTGAATCGTCTCTTCGTCCTTCCCCGACCCCTGTGCGATGCGTTTCACGCGGGAGGCACCGACGATACGCGGATTCTCCAGTTCCTCGTCGGTCATGGAGTCCATGATGACCTCGAACGAGCGCATCCGGTCTTTGGTCACGTCCATCGCGTCGTCCGGGAGTTGGTCTTTGAGTCCGCCGCCGAGGCCCGGAATCATGTCGAGGACCTGGTCGAGCGGCCCCATCTTGTTCATCGCCTCCATCTGTTTTTGCATGTCCTTGAGGGTGAAGTTCCCCTTCATCATCTCCTCGGGGTCCCAGTCCTCGTCTTCGGCCTGGGTCTCGGACATGGCGCGTTCGACGCGCTCGGAGAGTTGCTTCAGGTCGCCCATCCCGAGGAGACGCGAGATGAAGCCGTTGGGTTCGAACCGCTCGATGTCTTGGACCGTCTCACCCATCCCGAGGAAGGCGATAGACGAGTCCGTCTCGTTGACGGCGGTCAGCGCACCGCCACCTTTCGCCGTCCCGTCGAGCTTGGTGATGACGACGCCACCGATGCCGATGGATTCGTCGAACTGCTGGGCCTGGTCTTTCGCGCCCTGCCCGATTGCCGCGTCGAGGACGAGCAGATTCAGGTCGGGTTGGACGACATCTTCTATCTCTTCGATTTCGGCGATGAGGTCGTCTTCGAGCGCGTGGCGACCGGCCGTGTCCACGATGTGGATGTCGGCGTCTTCGGTCGCTTCGAGACCCTCACGTGCGATTTGGACTGGGTCGTCGCAGTCGGGGTCGCCGTAGAATTCGACCTCGGCGCGTTCACACATCTGCTTGGCCTGGTCGTACGCGCCGGGGCGGAAGGTGTCGGTCTGAATGACCGCCGGGCGAAGGCCTTTCTTCGAGAACCACCACGCCATCTTGGCGGAGGTGGTCGTCTTCCCCGACCCCTGCAGGCCGGCGAGCATGATGGTCTGTGATTCGAGCGGAATCTCCGTCGACTCACCGATGAGGCCGACGAGCTCCTCGTAGACGATTTTCAGGACGTGGTCGCGAGCGTTCGTCCCACCCGGTGGCTCTTCCTCCAGTGCCCGCGTCTTGATGGAGTCAGAGAGGTCCATGACGAGGCTGACGTCGACGTCTGCAGAGAGCAAGGAGCGCTGAATCTCCTTGACGATCTCCTGAACGTCGTCCTCGTCGAGACGGGACTTACCCCGCAGCTTGTCGAGACTGCCGCGGAGAGAACTCCCGAGATTATCGAGTACCATTGTCCCCACCTACGCCACCGCGCCGGTAAAGGCTTTATCCGTCGCGTCCGCGGCCGAAGACTTAACCAACGAGCCAGCGACGCGTCTACGATGGTTCGAATCCTGGTCCTCGACCAACCCGCAGACAGTATCCCTGCTGAGGTGCACGCCGACGCGCTCCGTGAACGACTCCCCGACGAGACCATCGTCCATCCGAAGACGACCGAAGAAACCCTCGAAGCTGCACGAGACGCAGACGTAATCACTGGGTCCAGACTCCCGGACGGTGTTCTCGATGTGGCCGACAACCTCACACTCTTTGCGGGTGCGATGGCTGGATACGACCATCTTCCGCTGGAGGCGTTTCGCGAACGGGGCGTCGCCGTCACGAACGCCTCGGGCGTCCACGGACCCAACATCGCCGAACACGTCATCGGGTGGCTGTTGACCATTACCCGCCGCCTCGACGAGGGAATCCGCCGACAAGACCGCGGCGAGTGGCGATACTTTCAGGCCTACGGGGAACTGCAGGGGTCCACCGTAACCGTCGTCGGCCTCGGCGCGATTGGGCAGGCAGTGGTCGAACGCCTCGACCCGTTCGGCGTCGAAACCATCGGCGTTCGCTACACACCCGAGAAAGGCGGCCCGACAGACCGTGTGATTGGCTTCGACGAACTGGACTCGGCCCTCGTCGAGACAGAGTACCTCGTGCTCGCGTGCCCGCTAACCGACGCGACGCGGAACCTCATCGACCAGCAGGCGTTCTACGCACTCCCGAACCACGCCGTCCTCGTGAACGTCGCCCGCGGAGGCGTCGTCGATACCGACGCACTCGTCAAGTCGGTTCAGCGCGGACATATCCGAGCGGCCGCACTCGACGTGACCGAGCCAGAACCACTCCCACACGACCACCCGCTGTGGGACTTCGAGAACGTGTTCATCACCCCGCACGTCGCGGGCTACACGCCACACTACTTCACCCGACTGGCCGACATCCTCGCGGAGAACGTCGAGCGGCTACGAGATGGCGACCCAGCTGTCACGCTTCGGAACCAAGTGCTTCCCCAAACCCCACGTACTTCATCCGAGGATACATAGCGAGAGTCGATGACGGGACTCGTGTTCGGACTGCAACCCACCACTGTCCTCGCCTTCTCCGGGGCGGCCATCGCGCTCATCCTCACACCCGGTCCCGACACGATGTACGTCCTCGCGCGCGGACTCGACGGACGTGAGTCGGGCGTTCGCTCGGCGTTCGGTATCGCAACCGGCGTCCTGTTTCACACGATGCTCGCCACGCTCGGCGTCGCCGCACTCCTCCAGACGGTGCCCGAAGCGGCGATGGCAATCCAGTACGTCGGTGCGGCGTACCTCATCTACCTCGGCGTGGTGGCCTTACGAAACGACGAGTTCGACCCATCTGTCGAGACGGACGCGTCGGGGAGTTTTCGTCGGGGCGTCCTCGTCAACGCATTGAACCCGAAGGTCGCGCTGTTCTTCCTCGCATTTCTGCCCGGATTCGCCGGACGTGGCCCCGGTGCAGGCCAGCGGATGGCGTTCCTGGGTGCGCTGTACGCGCTCCTCACGGCGATATATCTCTCCAGTGTCGCACTCGGTGCCAACAGACTCGGCGACGCACTGGCCGAGACACGAGTCACCCGCCTGTTGAACTACGTCGGCGCGGGGACGATGCTACTACTCGGTGTCGTACTCGCGCTGGAATGAGAAGAACGACGGACTGAGTCGACTGCAGAGCGCAGTGGCGTGTCTGCAGTGCGTTACTCGTCGTCGCCGAGGAGTCGTTCGACCATCGCTTCGGGGTCGAACCGCTCGATGTGGTCGTAGCCCTGTCCCACGCCGAGGAACAAGATTGGCTTGCCCGTGACGTAGGCGATGGAGATTGCCGCGCCACCGTTCGAGTCGGCGTCGGCCTTCGTGAGGATGGCACCGTCGATGGCCGCCGCGTCGTTGAACTTGCGGGCGCGTTCGACTGCGTCCTGTCCGGCGACGGCCTCGTCCACGAAGATGGTGAGGTCCGGGCCGACGACGCGGTCGATTTTCTCCAACTGCGCCATCAGGTCGTTCGACGTGTGAAGTCGACCGGCAGTGTCGCCGAGGACGATGTCGATGTCGTGCGCGTCGGCGTACTCGACGGCGTCGTAGATGACGGCCGCCGGGTCACCACCCTGTTCGTGGGTGATGAGTTTCTTGTCGAGCGCCTCTGCGTGCTCGCGAATCTGCTCGTTCGCACCGGCGCGGTAGGTGTCACCGTTGGCGAGGACCGTCGAGTAGCCCTGCTTTTCGAAGTAGCGGGCGAGTTTCGCGATGGTCGTCGTCTTCCCGACGCCGTTGATGCCGGTGAAGATGAGGGTGACAGGCTTGTCCGCGTCGGCGATGTGCTGGTCGAAGTCGAACTGTCCGACGCTGATGACTTCGTAGAGCGCATCGTGGAGCGCTTCGGAGACGAGTTGGCCCGTACTCTGGACCTGTTTTCGCGTCTCGCCGATGAGTTTCTCGCGGATGGTATCGAGAATCTCCTCTGCGACCTGCATCTCGACGTCGCTCTGGAGGAGCGCCATCTCCAGTTCCCACAGGGGGTCTTCGAGGTCTTCTTCCTCGATGACGACTTTCCCCGTGGCGAACGCGGCAGCGCGCTTCAGTCTGCTCGCACTGGACGACGAATCCGTATCGTCCTCCTCGGCGAGGGCCGCTTTGGCGGCGTCCGACGCGAGCGACTCACGCGTCTCTTGGTCAGTCGCGGCGTCCGAATCGTCTGCCGTCGTCTCGGCTGCGTCGTCCGCTTCGGGGGCGGGCGTCTCGGCCGATGCAGCGTCTGCTTCGTCGGCCTCGGCGGCCGTATCGGGTTCCGAAGCGTCTGCTGTCTCGGTGTCGGCCGATGCCGCATCGGTCTCGGTCACCGGTTCTTCGTCGAATTCCGCCTCTGTCTCTGCGTCTGCTGCTTCGGCTTCGGCGTCTGCTGCCTCTGCCTCGGCCTCAGCCTCCGCTGCGGCTTTCTCTTCGGCGGTATCTTCGACGTCTTCCCGGAAGCGGTTGAGTTTCTTCTTCAGTCCGTCGAACATCTGAATAGGGGTTTAGGGGTTACTCGTCGTCGCCGTCTTCGCCTTCGCCCTGCATCTGCTGCTGCATCTGCTGCATCTGCTGCTGCTGCATCTGCTGTTGGGCCTGCATCGCCTGCTGTTCGACCTGTTCGCTCTCTTCTTCGAGCTCTTCGATCTCGCCGCGGATGCTGGCGATCTCTTCGTCGAGCATGTCCTGCTTGCGGCGGAGCGCTTCGACTGCGCTCGACTGGTCCTGTTCGGCGGCGTAGTTGGCACCGAGCGAGACGATGACTTCGTCGATGTCCTGCACTTCGGCGCGGAGGTACGCGTCGCCACCGAGTGGGACCTGCACGGTCGAACCCGTCTCGAGCGTCTCGATTGCTTCGACGGCTTCGTCGATTTCGGCCTTCTCGTCGTTGAGGTCCGAGACCTCGCCTTCGAGTTCTTCGATTTCCTCGTCGAGTGCCTGAAGCTGCTGGGAGAGCTGCTGGAGTTGCTGCTGACCGCCGCCCATCATGCTGCGGTCACCTCCGTGAGTTCGACCTTCGTACGTTTGATGCCGTGCTCACTCCCGATGAGAGAGAATGCACGGTCTCGTGCGACGTTCTCGTTGGGTGCGTCCACAGTTTTCGTGAACTCGTGGGTCACTCCACGGCTCGTGAAGCGTCCAGAGATAGTGAACTGGCTCATGCACGTCGGTCGGGTGGCGAGCGGGAAAGGTCTTCCTACTCGAAGCGAAAACGAGCCGCGAAAAGGGGGAACGAGTGACCCTCAGTCGATGTAGCCGAGGGCGTCTTCGATGCGGCCCAGTTCTGGACCAGTCGTATCTTCGCCGACGAGGTACGACTCGTCGTTGGCGACGAGGCCAGACCCGACGAGCGGGCCACCGTAGTTGATGGTTCCGAGGTCGGCGCGAACGTCGAGGAGCGCTTCGAGCGCTTCGAGTTCGGGTTCGCGGGACTTCGGGTGGCAGAGGACGCCACGGTTGTTGGCAACCGCGGCCATCCCGACGGTTCGAACGTCGGCGAGGTCGCCGCGTTCGACGGGGACCTCGAGTGCCTCTTCGACGACCGAAACGGCCTCGTCGGAGAGGTCAGCGTGGACGTACGCGCCGTAGTCGTTCGCGAGAACGACGTTCCCAGCGGCGTTGATGCGACCGGGTAGTTCGTAGACGGGGAGGTCTACAGCGTCGGCGAGTGCCTCCTGTTCGCGGGTCGTCGCACGGCTCGAGACGAGCAGTCCGTTCTCGTTACCTGTCGCTAATGCACCGACGGTCCCGGACCCGCCGACGGTCGTCTTGACCAGCGGCACGTCGAGTTCCTCGGCCATCTGCTCGGCGAGCGAGTCGTCAGCGTCGGGGCGAACGAGGAGTACGTCGTCGGTCGCCCGAGCGAAGACGCCGATGTAGGATGAACCGGCGAAGGAGGCGCGGAGCACCGTTTACTCGGCCGGTTCGGCTTCGACGACCGACTCGCCGTCCTCGTCGAACCGTGCGGCGCGGACGCGGAACTTGCTCGGCGGGTCCTGTCGACCGTGCGCCCAGATCGTCTCGTTGATCTGCGTGTCGAGACGCACGTCGTCGGCGTCGACCTTGAAGTGCTTCGCGAGGTGCTCGCGGATGATCTTCATCGCGCGGCCAGCACGCTCGTAGGACGGGACAGCCTTCACGTCGCGGAGCGGGACGGTGACGACGCGCTCCTCGAAGTCGTTTGCGCTCATTGCTTACTCGTCCGTGTTGCTTCGCCGCCAGTTGCGACGCTTGGGGTTTCGCGTAACTTCCATGTCGGTCTTGAGCATGACCCACGCGGGGACACGACTGTTCTGGCGTTCGAGCTTCGCCAGACGCTTCTTCTTAGCCTTCGACTTCTTACCCATAGTGGCCTACAGTTTCTATCCTCCGCATAAAATCTTGTTCCTTCGCGTTTGAGAGGTGTGAGAAGCGTCCACAGGGCTAAATCTGCAGAATTCACCCGATGGGCGGTTCTCCACAGCCGAATCGACCTGTTCGAAACGATGGACGAATCCGGACGTTCAGGAATCGCAGACCGCTCCCGAAGTCAAGAACCGAAGACGAACACAAAAGTCAGAGACGACGGGCGAACCGGCTCGGACGGAACCGACGTTCGAATCGACTCATTCAGTATCGTCGGTACAGAATCACGGATGAATGAGTCGGGCCCGTACACTCGTCGGTTTTCTCGCTCTCTCTGCCGTCTGGGGAAGTGCCTTCCTCGCGACCGAAATCGCCCTCGAGACGGTTCCACCGGCGTTTCTGGCGGCGATTCGGTTCGACATCGCTGCCGTCCTCTTGTTCGCGCTCACCATCGCCCGTGGCGACCGGTTTCTCCCCAAACTGCGAAGCGAGTGGCGACCGATTCTCGCCGGCGGCGTGTTCAGCATCGGGGCCCACCACGCACTCTTGTTCTCGGGGCAGGTGTACGTCCCCGGGTCCGTCGCGTCCGTTCTCCTCGGCATCATCCCGCTCGCGACGCCGACACTCACTCGACTGACCGCCACGCGAGAGCGCATCTCGTCGGTTCAGGCGGCGGGGCTAGTCCTCGGATTCCTCGGCCTCGTCGTCATCGCCAACCCGAACCCCGAGAACTTGCTGTCGTCGAACCTCGTCGGCGCAGTGTTGGTGTTTGGGTCCGCCATCGCGTTCGCCCTCGGGGCCGTACTCACCCACGACAGCGAGACGGGCATGTCGCTGCTCGCGGTGCAGGCGTGGATGATGCTCATCGGTGCGATTACGCTCCACGTGACGAGTATCGCGCTCCCGTGGGAGTCTGCTGCCGACGCGACGTGGATTCCGACGACACTCGTCGCGACGGGATACCTCGCGGTCGTCGCAGGTGCCGGAGGCTTTCTCCTCTACTTCTGGCTCCTCGACCGAATCGGACCCATCGAGGTGAGCCTCTTGGAGTACGTCATCCCGTTGTTCGCCGCCCTCGCAGAGTGGCTGGTTCTCGACCGCGTCCCGACACTGACGACTGTCGCTGGGTTCGCACTCATCTTCGGTGGCTTCCTGCTGTTCAAGCGAGAGTCGCTTCGTGGAGTGCTTCGTCGCGCAGTCGAACGGAGACGGAAACGCAAACCTGTCGACGACTGAATCGAGAAACGGTTACAGCGAGAATCGAGAGACTGTCTCGTATTCGGGGCCGTCGGGACCGAGTTCGCTCTTCTTTAACCGCACCTCTCGAACGGGGAACGACCCGATAGTTGGGTCTTCGTGTTGGACGACACGCGTGACGTAATCCTTTCCGCGCGCGTCGTTCATGCGGGCGAGCGTGACGTGTGGAGAGAAGTCGTGACCTTCGGCATCGAATCCAATCGCTGTCGTCTCCCGTTCGATGGCCTCGTGGAGGCGAATCATCTCGTCGGCACCGTCGTCCACACCAGTCCAGACGACGCGGATGTAGTCCAGTGAGGGGAACACACCCAACCCACCAACCGAGGCGTCGAACGGGCCGACGTCGGCAGCGTCGATGGCCGATTCGACCGCCTCTTCGACTGCAGAGACGCGGTCCGATGGCGTCTCACCGAGAAACTTCAGCGTGATGTGGGCCTGTTCAGGGTCGGTAAATCGGAGCCCACCCGCGTCGTGGAGCAACGCCTGCGCCGCGGCGACACCCTCCGAGAGCGACGACGGCAGGTCGAGAGCGAGGAAGAGCCGCATGGAGGATAAATGACGGGAGAACGACGTTAAGCTTCCGCCGACTCCTCGTTCGGTGGCACCCACGTCCGCACGATACCGGCGAGTTCGCCGTCGACGAACGTCGCTTCGTACACGTCGGGCATCGACAGGCCACTCCAGAACTCGTAGCCGTAACGGGGGTCGTAGGCGTTGAACACGAGTGCCATGAGCGTTCCGTGCGTCCCGACGACGACGTGGCGGTTGGGGTACGCGTCGACCAGTCGTTCGACGGCAGCGACGCCGCGTTCCTGTGCTTCGGCGTGCGACTCACCACCTGGATGGGAGGCCGTCGGATTCGCCCAGAGGTGTTCGACAGCCGCGTCAAAGTCCTCGACGTGTTCCCCTGCAAGTTCGCGCTCTCGCAAGTCGTCGTCCAGTACGAGTGGGACGCCAGCAGCGTCGGCGATTCCTTCGACGGTTGCGCGAGCACGTTCGAACGGGCTCGTGACGACGATGTCGGCGACAGGAGCGAGGTGGGCCGTGATGGCGGCGGCCGCCCGCCGACCCTCCTGTGAGAGCCCACGACGCCGCTCGGCGTTCGGGACGTACGGCGAGTGCGCGTGTCGGACGAACGAGACCACAGTCGTCGAGGGGGGTGACATTCGGCGAGAGTACACGAACTGTGAGTAAAAAGCGGTCGGTGTCGCCCCTCTGACGTAGCGTTTAACCGCCGTGAATCCCAATCGCGCCTATATGACCGACGACGGCAAGCGACCCCACCGCTTCTCTGAGGGGCAGGGGTTCGACGAGGACTACTCCGACTTCTCGCTCGACCCACCCGAACTCTCGGTGGACCCGACGAAGGTCGACCCAGTTGACTCGCGCGTCCTGACCGACATCCTCGACCGTCGCAACATCGACCCCGAGGACGTCGACGTCGAGAAACTGCTCGACGTGGGCCTCTCGTACATGCAAATCAACCGGTTCGAGGAAGCGACCGAAGCGTTCGAGCGGACGGCACGCTTCGCCGGCGAAGACTCGCCCATCGCACAGGAGGCGTGGGTGAACAAAGGTGCGGCACACGCCCAGCTCGAAGAGTGGGACGAAGCAGTCGGATCCTACCGCGAGGCGCTCCGAGTCGACGATGACAGCGAACACGCCGCGACGGCCCACACGAACCTCGCGTACGCGCTGTGGGAGTCGGGACAGACTGCCGACGCCCTCGACCACGCAGAACGTGCCGTCGAACTCGACCCCCGCTTCCCCCAGGCGTGGTACAACCGTGGGTTCTTCCTCCTCGAACGCGGCCTGAGCGAAGACGCGGTCAACGCGTTCGACAACGCCATCCGTCTCGGAATGCGGACGCCCGCCGTCCACGAAGAGAAGGCGCGCGCACTCGAAGAACTCGGCCGCGACGAAGAGGCAGAACAGGCCCAAAAACAGGCTGACGACATTCGCGAGCAGGCCGAAGCGGAACTCGTCGAGGACTACTGATGCTGCTTCGCGAACGCGAGACCCCGGAAGGACTCCTCGTCTCAGTCTGTGACGCGGACTGCATCGGTGAGACGTACACGGACGGCGGTGTCTCGCTGGACGTGACCGAAGACTTCTACGGCGGCGAAGAGGCCCAGACGGTCGACCAAGATGCCGTCGTCGAGAGCCTCACCCGCGCAACCGTCGCCAACATCGTCGGTGAAGAGTCGGTGAACGTCGCCATCGACGCCGGCCTCGTCGACGAGGAGACGGTCCTCGAAGTCGGTGGGACGCTCCACGCACAGCTCCTCTGGCTTCGGTAATCTCGTCGCCGTCGACCACGTCGTCTGGTTTTCTCGTCTTCGACCACCGACGAGCAGTCGCTTCTCGTCTACTCGCCCAGTTCGACGCCCGTGATTTCGAACCGAGCACCGCCTGATTCTGACTCGGTGAGTTCGATACACCACCCGTGGGCGTCGACGGCCTGCGAGACGATCGACAGTCCGAGACCCGTTCCATCGGTTTCCGACGAGTATCCATCGTCGAACACGTCGTCGCGTTCGTCGGCGGGGATGCCGACGCCGTCGTCTTCGACGTAAAATCCGGTGTGTTCGGTCTCGTCAGCGAGTGTTCCCACCGTCACAGTCAACTGGGAGTCGGTGTCTCGACGGCCGTGTTCGACCGAATTGCGAAACAGGTTCTCGAAGATGTGTGCGAGGCGATTCGAGTCCGCCTCGAACGCCACCGAGTCGGCAACGACCAACGACTCGTCGGCTGTTTTGACGTGCGACCACGCAGTGCGGGCCTCCGATTCGAGGTCGACAGTGGCCAACTGCGTCACCGAATCCTGTCGGGCCAACACGAGCGCATCTGAGACGATGTCGTCCATACGCTCCAGTGAGTCGACGATACGGCCGAGGCGCTCGGTCGCGATTCCTTCGTCGATGAGCGTCTGCGCGTACCCGAGGGCGACAGCGAGCGGGTTCCGAAGGTCGTGCGACAGGATGTTGGCGACGTTCTGTAGTCGTCCAGCCTTCTCGTCGACTTCGAGTTCGGCGAGTTTCCGGTCGGTTATGTTCAAGTGGACGACCTGAATGTACGTCTCCTCCTCGTGGGAGAACCGAGTGGCACGCATCGTGAACCATCGCCGTTCGTCGGGTGAGTGGCACGGATACTCGTGCGAGAAGTCGTCTGTCTCACCGTCGATGACCGACCGAATCCCGTCGGCGACGGCGTGTAAGCTTCCGTCGTCGCTGAGTTCGCAGACACCGAGGTAGTTCTCTCCGACGAAACTGCTGTCGCCGACGTAGTCGTTCGCTTCGCCGAACGCTCGCCACGCCTCGTTCGTGTAGATGATCTCGCCGTCCGTGTTCAGAATCGCGAGTTGCATCGGAAGCGCGTCCAAACTGGACGAGGCGAGAGGAGACGAGGGAGACATACACCGATACACACGCGTCCAGTACTTCATTGATGCGCCCGAGACGTTCGTGCTCGCCAACAGGTACTTTTCCACAGAGAGCCATACACGCTGTGTCTTCGAAGCCTACTATCCATCCTGCCGTGCTCGTCAAACTCGACGCCATAATCGGGTTACTCCTCGTCGTCAGCCTCCTCCTCGCACTCGTCGTGGTCGGTGTCGCCGGCACGCTCGGTGTTCTCGGCGTCCTCGTCGTCGCCGTTCTCGGTGTGGTTGGGTGGTACAGCTATCTCAAGAACCTGAATCGGTACGACGCGTAGGCCAGCGACCCACCGAAACGACGACCGATTTCTCGTGGCCCCCCACGGTCGTCGCTCTCTCCGGCAACAGACGCCGGGTCACGTAACGGGTTTTAGTTTCACGCGAACGCCGGGACCGAAGACGTGTTGTGCCTCGGGTGGTAACTCATTCGCAATGGGAGTGCAGGAATCGTACCCTGTCGACGTCGAAGCCATCCGTGAGGATTTCCCAATCCTCCAGCGGAAGGTCGGCGGCGACATCTCGACGCCCGGCGAGCACGACGACGACACCGTCCCCCTCGTCTATCTCGACAACGCCGCCACGAGCCACACCCCGAAGCAAGTCGTCGACGCCATCGTCGACTACTACTACGGCTACAACTCGAACGTCCACCGTGGCATCCACCACCTGAGTCAGGAGGCCTCGGTCGCATACGAGGACGCTCACGACCGAGTCGCCGAGTTCATCGGCGCCTCCGGCGGCCGCGAAGAAGTCGTCTTCACCAAGAACACCACCGAGGCGATGAACCTCGTCGCGTACGCGTGGGGTCTCGAAGAACTCGGTCCCGGTGACTCCGTCGTCCTCACGCAGATGGAGCACCACGCCTCACTGGTCACCTGGCAGCAAATCGCCAAGAAGACCGGTGCCGACGTTCGCTACATCCGTGTCACCGACGACGGCCGACTCGACATGGAACACGCGAAGGAACTCATCGACGAGTCGACCAAGATGGTCTCGGTCGTCCACGTCTCGAACACGCTGGGTACCATCAACCCCGTCTCGGAGCTCGCCGACATGGCCCACGAAGTCGGTGCGTACATCTTCGTCGACGGCGCGCAGTCGGTGCCGACCCGTCCGGTCGA
The genomic region above belongs to Haloferax marinisediminis and contains:
- a CDS encoding twin-arginine translocation signal domain-containing protein; amino-acid sequence: MTGKTNSVGDRISRRGVLRKSAITAGALTLGGVAFAGDAAAQNDGTTGGTALVMMNDYCPPPTFALPKKYNYISLPPSLCIPAESAVGGPVSRSGVPVLLACELPRERVGAEKVPLLPRSVPVPV
- a CDS encoding signal recognition particle protein Srp54, translated to MVLDNLGSSLRGSLDKLRGKSRLDEDDVQEIVKEIQRSLLSADVDVSLVMDLSDSIKTRALEEEPPGGTNARDHVLKIVYEELVGLIGESTEIPLESQTIMLAGLQGSGKTTTSAKMAWWFSKKGLRPAVIQTDTFRPGAYDQAKQMCERAEVEFYGDPDCDDPVQIAREGLEATEDADIHIVDTAGRHALEDDLIAEIEEIEDVVQPDLNLLVLDAAIGQGAKDQAQQFDESIGIGGVVITKLDGTAKGGGALTAVNETDSSIAFLGMGETVQDIERFEPNGFISRLLGMGDLKQLSERVERAMSETQAEDEDWDPEEMMKGNFTLKDMQKQMEAMNKMGPLDQVLDMIPGLGGGLKDQLPDDAMDVTKDRMRSFEVIMDSMTDEELENPRIVGASRVKRIAQGSGKDEETIQELLEQHRMMERTIKQFQGMGDGDMQRMMKKLQQQGGGGGGMGGLGGMGPF
- a CDS encoding D-2-hydroxyacid dehydrogenase, yielding MVRILVLDQPADSIPAEVHADALRERLPDETIVHPKTTEETLEAARDADVITGSRLPDGVLDVADNLTLFAGAMAGYDHLPLEAFRERGVAVTNASGVHGPNIAEHVIGWLLTITRRLDEGIRRQDRGEWRYFQAYGELQGSTVTVVGLGAIGQAVVERLDPFGVETIGVRYTPEKGGPTDRVIGFDELDSALVETEYLVLACPLTDATRNLIDQQAFYALPNHAVLVNVARGGVVDTDALVKSVQRGHIRAAALDVTEPEPLPHDHPLWDFENVFITPHVAGYTPHYFTRLADILAENVERLRDGDPAVTLRNQVLPQTPRTSSEDT
- a CDS encoding LysE family translocator; the encoded protein is MTGLVFGLQPTTVLAFSGAAIALILTPGPDTMYVLARGLDGRESGVRSAFGIATGVLFHTMLATLGVAALLQTVPEAAMAIQYVGAAYLIYLGVVALRNDEFDPSVETDASGSFRRGVLVNALNPKVALFFLAFLPGFAGRGPGAGQRMAFLGALYALLTAIYLSSVALGANRLGDALAETRVTRLLNYVGAGTMLLLGVVLALE
- the ftsY gene encoding signal recognition particle-docking protein FtsY: MFDGLKKKLNRFREDVEDTAEEKAAAEAEAEAEAADAEAEAADAETEAEFDEEPVTETDAASADTETADASEPDTAAEADEADAASAETPAPEADDAAETTADDSDAATDQETRESLASDAAKAALAEEDDTDSSSSASRLKRAAAFATGKVVIEEEDLEDPLWELEMALLQSDVEMQVAEEILDTIREKLIGETRKQVQSTGQLVSEALHDALYEVISVGQFDFDQHIADADKPVTLIFTGINGVGKTTTIAKLARYFEKQGYSTVLANGDTYRAGANEQIREHAEALDKKLITHEQGGDPAAVIYDAVEYADAHDIDIVLGDTAGRLHTSNDLMAQLEKIDRVVGPDLTIFVDEAVAGQDAVERARKFNDAAAIDGAILTKADADSNGGAAISIAYVTGKPILFLGVGQGYDHIERFDPEAMVERLLGDDE
- the pfdA gene encoding prefoldin subunit alpha, which gives rise to MGGGQQQLQQLSQQLQALDEEIEELEGEVSDLNDEKAEIDEAVEAIETLETGSTVQVPLGGDAYLRAEVQDIDEVIVSLGANYAAEQDQSSAVEALRRKQDMLDEEIASIRGEIEELEEESEQVEQQAMQAQQQMQQQQMQQMQQQMQGEGEDGDDE
- the rpl18a gene encoding 50S ribosomal protein L18Ae — its product is MSQFTISGRFTSRGVTHEFTKTVDAPNENVARDRAFSLIGSEHGIKRTKVELTEVTAA
- a CDS encoding translation initiation factor IF-6 yields the protein MLRASFAGSSYIGVFARATDDVLLVRPDADDSLAEQMAEELDVPLVKTTVGGSGTVGALATGNENGLLVSSRATTREQEALADAVDLPVYELPGRINAAGNVVLANDYGAYVHADLSDEAVSVVEEALEVPVERGDLADVRTVGMAAVANNRGVLCHPKSREPELEALEALLDVRADLGTINYGGPLVGSGLVANDESYLVGEDTTGPELGRIEDALGYID
- a CDS encoding 50S ribosomal protein L31e, with the protein product MSANDFEERVVTVPLRDVKAVPSYERAGRAMKIIREHLAKHFKVDADDVRLDTQINETIWAHGRQDPPSKFRVRAARFDEDGESVVEAEPAE
- a CDS encoding 50S ribosomal protein L39e; protein product: MGKKSKAKKKRLAKLERQNSRVPAWVMLKTDMEVTRNPKRRNWRRSNTDE